The DNA region ACCAAAAAACAAATGTTAGACTGCGCTCCACCGGCACCCCCCCGAACGCAGTTAGCAAGTCCATTTAAACTGTCCGATACCCTTGAGGGTGCAAAAGCAACAAAAACAGTCCCAACCGTTGAAATTAGCCCCCTGGAATTCAGCAAACCCGCCTTAAGTCTGCCGGTACTAGCGCTGCCGCCTTTGCCCCCAGCTACGGCCTTTTTACCGGAAAACTCGGCCTTTGAGAACCCCCCCACAGAGCTATCTGAGACGGCCATTCCCTTATCTCAATTTGCCAGCGTCACACCAGAAGCACCCCCTGAGTTGATGGCATTTTCTAGCAGCCGCAACCACAGACCTGTATCCGGTTCTCAGCTTTATCGCCAAAGATTAGCAGCGCTTAACTATGGCCAGACTTACACACGGTTGCCAAGTGATAGCTTTAGGTCATCCTGGGCAAATGCCAGTGAGCAACCGACTTATCAAGATTGGATACGTCTTCTAGAACAAGAAGCCAATGCCCTGGCAAAAGGACAAGGTGGCAATTCTCTCGCCGTCTTGGTAGGAGATTCTCTGAGTATGTGGTTTCCCCCAGAAGGACTGCCAGTCGGTCGGTTGTGGCTCAATCAAGGCATTTCTGGAGATACTGCCGGTGGCATTTTAAACCGGCTAGACACCCTTTCCCAAACCAGAGCCGGTAGCATTTACATCATGGCCGGCATCAACGACTTACGCCGGGGAGAGAGCGATGAAGATTTACTCTGGAATTCCCGCCAGATTGTGCGTCGCCTGCGCCAAGATCACCCCCAAGCGCAAGTAATCGTGCAATCGATTCTGCCCACTCGGCTTGCGGCGATTCCCAGCAGCCGGATTCGTAAACTTAACGAGCAGTTGGCGGAGATTGCCCAACAAGAAGGCGCGAGGTACTTGGACATTTACACTTACTTTACGGATGAGGGAGGAAATTTACGCCGGGAATTAACCACAGACGGCTTGCATCTAAATCCTCGTGGCTATGGAGTCTGGCGGTGGGCGCTGCAAAAAGCGGAATCGTGGATTGCCCTAAATCGAGTGCCCTGAGACAAAATTGCCGGCAGAGATTGCTTATCAATCGCTGAAAACGCTTGAAGTGCCGGCGCACAATCGCTATTCTGATTTAATAAGCACTCTTCTTGGCTGGATAAATTGCAGTAATATTAAAACCGAGAAGGGTTTATGCAAACTTATGGCAACAAAATTCCCAAAATTTAGCCAAGACCTGGCGCAAGACCCAACAACACGCAGGCTATGGTACGGGATAGCAACAGCCCACGACTTTGAAAGCCACGACGGCATGACAGAGGAGAATCTTTACCAAAAGATATTCGCCTCACACTTCGGTCACCTGGCAATCATCTTCCTGTGGACTTCGGGTAGCCTGTTTCACGTAGCATGGCAAGGCAACTTTCCGCAGTGGGTAAAAGACCCGCTAAACGTGAGGCCAATCGCCCACGCAATCTGGGACCCACAATTCGGCGCACCGGCAGTCGAAGCATTCACCCAAGCCGGAGCATCAAACCCAGTGAACATCGCCTATAGCGGTGTATACCACTGGTGGTACACAATCGGGATGCGGACAAACAACGACCTGTATCAAGGGGCAGTATTCCTACTGCTGCTATCAGCCGTATTCCTGTTCGCAGGGTGGCTGCACCTGCAACCAAAATACAGACCATCCCTAGCCTGGTTCAAAAACGCAGAATCGCGACTGAACCACCACCTAGCCGGATTGTTTGGCGTCTCATCCCTAGCCTGGACAGGACACCTAGTGCACGTCGCCATCCCCGAAGCACGCGGACAGCACGTCGGCTGGGACAACTTCCTAACCACCCTGCCGCACCCAGCAGGACTAGGTCCATTCTTTAGCGGGAACTGGGGCGTATACGCCCAAAACCCAGACACAGCAGGACACGTATTCGGAACCACACAAGGAGCCGGCAGCGCCATCCTGACATTCCTGGGCGGATTCCACCCGCAAACAGAATCCCTGTGGCTGACCGACATCGCCCATCACCACCTGGCGATCGCAGTGATCTTCATCATTGCCGGTCACATGTACCGCACAAACTTCGGCATCGGTCACAGCATCCGCGACATCCTCAACACCCACCGGCCCCCAGAAGGCACCCCCTTCGGCGGACGCTTGGGAGACGGACACAAAGGACTGTACGACACCTACAACGAATCGTTGCACTTCCAGTTAGGCATCCACCTAGCAGCATTAGGCGTCGTCACCTCCCTCGTCGCGCAGCACATGTACTCGCTGCCGCCCTACGCCTTCATGGCCAAAGACTTCACCACCCAAGCCTCCCTGTACACCCATCACCAGTACATCGCAGGCTTCCTGATGGTCGGAGCCTTCGCCCACGGCGCAATCTTCTGGGTCAGAGACTACGACCCAGCAGCCAACCAAAACAACGTCCTCGACCGCGTTCTGCGGCACAAAGAAGCGATCATCTCCCACCTGTCCTGGGTCTCGCTATTCCTGGGCTTCCATACCCTAGGCTTATACGTCCATAACGACGTCGTCGTCGCCTTCGGCACCCCAGAAAAGCAAATCCTGATAGAGCCGGTGTTCGCCCAATGGATTCAAGCAGCCCAAGGCAAAGCCCTCTACGGCTTCGACGTGTTGCTGTCCAACCCAGATAGCCTCGCCACCACCGCTTGGCCCAACTACGGCAACGTGTGGTTACCCGGCTGGCTAGATGCGATCAATAGCGGCACCAACTCCCTGTTCCTCACCATTGGCCCTGGAGACTTCCTCGTCCACCACGCCTTCGCCCTCGGTTTGCACACAACGACCTTGATTCTCGTCAAGGGAGCATTGGATGCCCGTGGCTCGAAGTTGATGCCGGACAAAAAAGACTTCGGATACGCCTTCCCCTGCGACGGACCCGGACGCGGCGGCACCTGCGACACCTCAGCCTGGGACTCATTCTTCCTGGCCATGTTCTGGATGCTCAACACCATTGGTTGGGTCACCTTCTACTGGCATTGGAAGCATCTAGGAATCTGGCAAGGAAACGTGGCTCAGTTTAACGAGTCATCAACGTACCTGATGGGTTGGCTGCGTGACTATCTGTGGCTGTATTCAGCTCAGACGATCAACGGTTACACCCCTTATGGGATGAATAATCTGTCGGTCTGGTCTTGGATGTTCCTGTTCGGCCACTTGGTGTGGGCGACCGGCTTTATGTTCTTGATTAGCTGGCGTGGTTATTGGCAAGAGTTGATCGAAACCCTGGTGTGGGCACATGAACGCACACCTTTGGCGAACTTGGTTCGCTGGAAGGATAAGCCCGTGGCCATGAGTATTATTCAAGGTCGTCTGGTGGGCTTGGCTCACTTTACGGTGGGTTATGTCCTCACTTATGCGGCGTTCTTGATTGCTTCGACTGCAGGTAAGTTCGGTTGATTTTTCCCTTGCGCTTTTAGTCTGTTTCTCAAATCCCCCGCCATGAGGCGGGTTTTTTTTTTTCAGCTTTACGGACTGTAACCGGCTTGTCTGTCCCTTGCCACACTTGTTAATACCCAAAGCCAGCCTTTTGCCTCAGCAACGCACAAGCACTTATTTTTTAAAACGGCCTCAAGAATAAATAAGCTAATCTGGAAATAAGGCAAAAAAAGGAGGGAACCGTTGGTACTGTTAAATTTCTGTGACCCTGAAGAAAGACCGTGGCCGAATCCGCGTTTAAAAACGGCTAGCATCATTGGGCATACCACCACGACAAGCGTCCGCCTCTGGCTGCGGGTGCCACAGCCTGGGGATTATTGCTTAGTTGTAGCGAAAAATCCTATTCCAACAGATGGAATCCCACACATTCAGAGTGAGGGAAAAATCGAGAAATTCGCATTAATGACCGGGAATAAAATCAAAGAAATTGATCCAGAATTAATTTATCCACTCAAATTTGTTTATGACAATGATTTAACAAACGTGGTGGATATTAAAGATTTAAAACCCCAATCTCGATATTATTATATTTTATTTCAACCGAATGAAGACCGGCCTTGGATATTAGGACATGAAGAACCGCTTTCTTTTCGGACATTTCCAGAAAATCCCACAGAAGTGAATTTTGGACTGTACAGTTGCCACCAGCCTTATCATGGGCAAACCACAGTTAATTTGAAAATGTGGGATAAATTTTATCAAGAATTGTGGGATGCTAATGCCCAGTTTGTCCTCGCCGCCGGCGATCAGGTGTATGTAGATGGAGAGAAAGAATTAGATATTTGGAAGTGGCTCAAAAATGTCAAAAAGCACAACCCGTCCCGCAATGACATGGTTTCTTGGTATCGGGATATTTACCAAGGTTATTGGGGGTTACCTGAAGTGCAGCGGATTTTTCAAAGTTTTACCACTTACATGATTTGGGACGATCATGAAATTGTGGATGGTTGGGGTTCTTACACACCACAAGAACTGGCTGCCAAGTTAGATGTTTCTTGGGAATTGAGAAACTTCAAAGAACATATAAACTTGGCTCATGAAATGTTCTCGGCTGCCAAGCAAGTATATCGGGAATATGAACATTCTCATAACCCGCATACAGACCCTAACCTGGAGCAATTTGATTATGAATTTAGTTGTGGAATTTCCCATTTTTATGTGCTGGATATGCGAGGTCACCACGATTTTAACCGGCAGGAATTGCGATTACTGGGTGCTGAACAATGGCAACGCTTTGAAACTTGGTTAAACGCTCAGTATGATTCGAGTGCACGCGTTTTGTTTATTGTATCGCCAGTGCCGGTGGCTCACTTCAAAAGCTTTGTTGTCAATACCTTCGACGTTCCTTATTTTAAATACACCGACGACTTCCGAGATCACTGGGATCACGACTCCAACTGGTCAGAACGCAATCAATTACTCGAAAAAGTCTTTCAGTTTTCCCAAGAAACAAAGCGACCTGTGGTTTTTCTCAGTGGGGATGTTCACATGGGCGCAGTTTTTAAAATTTCCCATCAAAAATTCCCTTCAGCTAGAGTATTTCAGCTCACATCTAGCGGCATTTCTTATGCTTCTATGAGCGAATTTGGTCGTCACCTTTTAGAGAATTTAGTTCAAAAAAGAGGCAATCTTGGCGATCACCGAGAAAACATTCCCTACCAGGTAGAAAATTTATATATTTGCCGGCATAATAATTTCGGCATGGTTCGCGTCAAGGAAATGAATAATGGAGAACTATCCATTAGTTACGAGCTATTTTATAGCAGCAAGCAAGCAGAGGGAATCATAGAAATGCAACGAATCGAGCTAGATCAAATTCCTTAAACCGGCATCCTTTCCGATTCTTCAGTAAAAGCAAAGCAGCCAAGCTTGGGTTTCTTAAAACAAACCTCGCTTCCCATTCGGCCTGACTGTCATCCAATTCGTCTTTGCCGTCGCTAACTGCTCATCACTCACTCTAGCACCCGTAAGATTTGCCCCACATAGATTTGCCCCTCGCAAATTTGCGTGAGTAAGATAAGCCTCACTCAAATCCGCACCTCTCATATCCGCCCCTTCTAAATTGGCGTAGCTCATATAAGCTTTCGTCAAATTCGCATCCCGCAGAACCGCCTGATTTAAACTGGCTCTGCCAAAATTAGCATTAGACAAATCGCTTGCCAAAAACTTAGTTTTTACCAAGCTCGCCTGATGAAAAATTGCTTCTGCTAAGCTCGTTCGCGATAAGTCTAGAAGATTGAGATCGCAGGCGGCAAAATCTCGCCGGCCTTTGGTATAAGCTGTTTTTACCCCAATGGCATCCCACTTTATCGGGCCTTTCATTTTCGCACTGGAAGCACCTTTGCCATCAACCGTTGTTGCGGCAGCAGCTTTGGAAACCATCCCCGGATTTCGGCTGTCCCTAATCGGCACACGAGTTCCCCCTGAGCGACCTTTACGTGCCCGAATAGCCTCAGCCAGCCGAGACACTTGCGATCCTCCTGCCCCCCCTCCACCAGACTCGATATCCGTAGGCTCGTCAGAGAGAGTGCCACTACTCTTGGGTTGATTGATCATGCCTTGAGAGAGGCTTTCCCGGTGAAACTCCACCGCCAACGCTCTGAGGACATCGTTAGCAGACTGGTAACGCAGGCGGACAGAAACCTCTAGCATTTTCTCCAGCACATTCACCAAGCGCGAACTCACATTAATGTACTCGCGCCAGCGAATCTCACCCGTAATCGGATCGTAACCAAGGTGATTAGGAGATTTTCCCGTCAGCAAATA from Microcoleus sp. FACHB-68 includes:
- a CDS encoding SGNH/GDSL hydrolase family protein, with amino-acid sequence MSDPCLLAIGLLTKKQMLDCAPPAPPRTQLASPFKLSDTLEGAKATKTVPTVEISPLEFSKPALSLPVLALPPLPPATAFLPENSAFENPPTELSETAIPLSQFASVTPEAPPELMAFSSSRNHRPVSGSQLYRQRLAALNYGQTYTRLPSDSFRSSWANASEQPTYQDWIRLLEQEANALAKGQGGNSLAVLVGDSLSMWFPPEGLPVGRLWLNQGISGDTAGGILNRLDTLSQTRAGSIYIMAGINDLRRGESDEDLLWNSRQIVRRLRQDHPQAQVIVQSILPTRLAAIPSSRIRKLNEQLAEIAQQEGARYLDIYTYFTDEGGNLRRELTTDGLHLNPRGYGVWRWALQKAESWIALNRVP
- the psaB gene encoding photosystem I core protein PsaB, which encodes MATKFPKFSQDLAQDPTTRRLWYGIATAHDFESHDGMTEENLYQKIFASHFGHLAIIFLWTSGSLFHVAWQGNFPQWVKDPLNVRPIAHAIWDPQFGAPAVEAFTQAGASNPVNIAYSGVYHWWYTIGMRTNNDLYQGAVFLLLLSAVFLFAGWLHLQPKYRPSLAWFKNAESRLNHHLAGLFGVSSLAWTGHLVHVAIPEARGQHVGWDNFLTTLPHPAGLGPFFSGNWGVYAQNPDTAGHVFGTTQGAGSAILTFLGGFHPQTESLWLTDIAHHHLAIAVIFIIAGHMYRTNFGIGHSIRDILNTHRPPEGTPFGGRLGDGHKGLYDTYNESLHFQLGIHLAALGVVTSLVAQHMYSLPPYAFMAKDFTTQASLYTHHQYIAGFLMVGAFAHGAIFWVRDYDPAANQNNVLDRVLRHKEAIISHLSWVSLFLGFHTLGLYVHNDVVVAFGTPEKQILIEPVFAQWIQAAQGKALYGFDVLLSNPDSLATTAWPNYGNVWLPGWLDAINSGTNSLFLTIGPGDFLVHHAFALGLHTTTLILVKGALDARGSKLMPDKKDFGYAFPCDGPGRGGTCDTSAWDSFFLAMFWMLNTIGWVTFYWHWKHLGIWQGNVAQFNESSTYLMGWLRDYLWLYSAQTINGYTPYGMNNLSVWSWMFLFGHLVWATGFMFLISWRGYWQELIETLVWAHERTPLANLVRWKDKPVAMSIIQGRLVGLAHFTVGYVLTYAAFLIASTAGKFG
- a CDS encoding alkaline phosphatase D family protein; protein product: MVLLNFCDPEERPWPNPRLKTASIIGHTTTTSVRLWLRVPQPGDYCLVVAKNPIPTDGIPHIQSEGKIEKFALMTGNKIKEIDPELIYPLKFVYDNDLTNVVDIKDLKPQSRYYYILFQPNEDRPWILGHEEPLSFRTFPENPTEVNFGLYSCHQPYHGQTTVNLKMWDKFYQELWDANAQFVLAAGDQVYVDGEKELDIWKWLKNVKKHNPSRNDMVSWYRDIYQGYWGLPEVQRIFQSFTTYMIWDDHEIVDGWGSYTPQELAAKLDVSWELRNFKEHINLAHEMFSAAKQVYREYEHSHNPHTDPNLEQFDYEFSCGISHFYVLDMRGHHDFNRQELRLLGAEQWQRFETWLNAQYDSSARVLFIVSPVPVAHFKSFVVNTFDVPYFKYTDDFRDHWDHDSNWSERNQLLEKVFQFSQETKRPVVFLSGDVHMGAVFKISHQKFPSARVFQLTSSGISYASMSEFGRHLLENLVQKRGNLGDHRENIPYQVENLYICRHNNFGMVRVKEMNNGELSISYELFYSSKQAEGIIEMQRIELDQIP
- a CDS encoding serine/threonine-protein kinase — encoded protein: MSYCVNPACPHPENPDNALRCQACGEKLLLRDRYRVTQALGQGGFGATFIAQDISLPGQPTSVIKQLRPVASSERVLEMAKELFEREAKTLGKIGNHPQVPRLLDYFDTNDQFYLVQEYVSGATLKQEVKRSGPLTELGVRQFLTEILPVVQYLHDHRVIHRDIKPANIIRRTIDHKLVLIDFGAVKDQVSQTALMSTSDQTALTSFAIGTPGFAPPEQMALRPVYASDIYAVGVTCIYLLTGKSPNHLGYDPITGEIRWREYINVSSRLVNVLEKMLEVSVRLRYQSANDVLRALAVEFHRESLSQGMINQPKSSGTLSDEPTDIESGGGGAGGSQVSRLAEAIRARKGRSGGTRVPIRDSRNPGMVSKAAAATTVDGKGASSAKMKGPIKWDAIGVKTAYTKGRRDFAACDLNLLDLSRTSLAEAIFHQASLVKTKFLASDLSNANFGRASLNQAVLRDANLTKAYMSYANLEGADMRGADLSEAYLTHANLRGANLCGANLTGARVSDEQLATAKTNWMTVRPNGKRGLF